One part of the Archangium lipolyticum genome encodes these proteins:
- a CDS encoding M15 family metallopeptidase: MRLLPNSPLALVLALVLGGRAGAESPSAAPPAPEAPPRALACLTKWYPVEPVWVDGTWKAKLPGGETYPWDDGKLKSFEERLNAPDLEDTFSLTYPTGPIAPVTRENEDPGRIRFEPLFHATYGASEDKVDVVGISFLGQRMKVHRKVAPAFARVAKRLEAALAKEPELRPYLTKMGGTFNWRKIANTQRQSAHSYGVSIDLNTARSHYWEWAKPKEPVRWANRIPQVIVDAFEAEGFIWGGRWYHYDTMHFEYRPELLDPACHQARPAHAR; the protein is encoded by the coding sequence ATGAGACTTCTTCCGAACAGCCCCCTGGCCCTCGTGCTCGCGCTCGTGCTCGGAGGCCGCGCCGGAGCCGAGAGCCCCTCGGCCGCTCCTCCTGCTCCGGAGGCGCCGCCGCGCGCGCTGGCGTGCCTGACGAAGTGGTACCCGGTGGAGCCGGTGTGGGTGGACGGCACGTGGAAGGCGAAGCTCCCAGGTGGCGAGACGTACCCGTGGGATGACGGGAAGTTGAAGTCCTTTGAAGAGAGACTCAACGCGCCAGATCTGGAGGACACCTTCTCGCTGACCTACCCGACGGGGCCCATCGCACCGGTGACGCGCGAGAACGAGGACCCCGGGCGCATCCGCTTCGAGCCGCTCTTCCATGCCACCTACGGGGCCTCCGAGGACAAGGTGGACGTGGTGGGCATCTCCTTCCTGGGGCAGCGGATGAAGGTGCACCGCAAGGTGGCGCCGGCCTTCGCGCGCGTGGCGAAGCGGCTCGAGGCGGCGCTGGCGAAGGAGCCGGAGCTGCGGCCGTACCTCACGAAGATGGGCGGCACCTTCAACTGGCGGAAGATCGCCAACACCCAGCGACAGAGCGCGCACTCCTATGGCGTGTCCATCGACCTGAACACGGCGCGCTCCCACTACTGGGAGTGGGCGAAGCCGAAGGAGCCGGTGCGCTGGGCGAACCGGATTCCCCAGGTCATCGTCGATGCTTTCGAGGCGGAGGGCTTCATCTGGGGCGGGCGCTGGTACCACTACGACACGATGCACTTCGAATACAGGCCCGAGCTGTTGGACCCTGCCTGCCATCAGGCGCGGCCCGCGCACGCCAGATGA